GATGCCATTGACGACTGACGATCTGCCTGGCATCGTGCCGGGTAGAGCCATCGCGGGAGCCTGCGAGTAGGCACGGGAGCGGGCATCTCCCGGCAGTCCGGGTGTCGTCGTCCGACCTCATCCCCCCGGGGGCTCCATGTCCACTCTCGTCCGATCACCACGCGTGCTCTGGCTGCTCGCCATCGCGGCGGCCGCCACGCTCATGGTCACCACCGCGCTGACCACCGCGCTGGTCCAGCCCGCCTCGGCACACGGGTCGGTCGTCGACCCGGCCTCGCGCAACTACAGCTGCTGGCAACGCTGGGGCAGCGACTTCCAGAACCCTCGGATGGCCACCGAGGACCCGATGTGCTGGCAGGCCTGGCAGGCAGACCCGAACGCCATGTGGAACTGGAACGGCCTGTTCCGCGAGGGCGTGGCCGGCAACCACCAGGGCGCCATTCCCAACGGTCAACTGTGCAGCGGCGGGCGTACCCAGAGCGGTCGCTACAACGCCCTGGACACCGTCGGTGCCTGGAAGACCACAGCGGTGTCGAGCAACTTCCGGGTCCGCTTCTTCGACCAGGCCAGCCACGGCGCCGACTACATCCGGGTGTACGTGACCCGGCAGGGCTTCAACCCGCTGACCGAGCCTCTCGGCTGGGACGACCTGGTGCTGTCCGGCCAGATCGGCAACACCCCGGCGTCGCAGTGGAAGCAGGAGACCGGCGGCGTCTCCATCGAAATCCCGGTCAACGCGTCGGGCCGCACCGGCCGACACATCGTCTACACCATCTGGCAGGCCAGCCACCTGGACCAGTCCTACTACCTGTGCAGCGACGTCGACTTCTCCGGTGGAACGGGCACCCCGCCGCCCACCACTCCGCCGCCGACGACGCCACCGCCCACCACGCCACCGCCGACCACGCCACCGCCGACCACTCCGCCGCCGACGACGCCGCCGCCGGCCGGCGCCTGCACGGCCACGTACGCGGTCACCGGCCAGTGGGCCGGCGGCTTCCAGGCCGAGGTGCGGGTGACAGCCGGCGGCTCGCCCACCCGGGGCTGGTCGGTCAGCTGGAACTACACCGGCGGCCAGCAGGTCACCTCGGCGTGGAACGCGACCGTCACCAGCAACGGCACGCTGGTCACCGCGCGCAACGTCGCCCACAACGGCACCCTCGCCGCCGGGGCGAGCACCACGTTCGGTTTCCTCGGCTCGTGGAACGGCACCAACCCGCTTCCGCTGGCCTCCTGCACCACGACCAGTTGATCCCCGGCCGGCGCCGCACCCGGGCGGGGGTGCGGCGCCGGCCGGCGGGAATTCGATGGTGCACGCCGCCCTGCACCCGGCATCATCCCGACATGATCGAGATGACCGTGCTCGCCCCGGACGACTGGCACACCTGGCGCGAGCTGCGGCTCGCCGCCCTCGCCGAGGCGCCGGACGCGTTCGGCTCCCGGCTGGCCGACTGGCAGGGCGACGGCGACCGCGAGGAACGCTGGCGCGGCAGGCTGAGCATCCCCGGCTCGCACAATCTGGTGGCCAGCCTGAACGGGCGGCCGGTCGGGATGGCCAGCGGCGTACCCACGCCGGACCCGCTCGTCGCGGAGCTGATCTCGATGTGGGTGCACCCCGAGGCGCGCGGCCACAAGGTCGGCCACCAACTGGTGGAGGCCGTGGCGGACTGGGCCCGTGCCGGCGGCGCCGACCGGCTGCGCCTCAGCGTCATGCCGGACAACGCGGCGGCCAAGGCCCTCTACCGGCGCACCGGTTTCAGCCGCACCGACGAACTCGGCGACCTCCTGCCCGACGGCGTACGCCGCGAGCAGGTCATGCTCCGCCCGCTCTGAACCACGCGCGGGATCAGACCAGGCAGTTGACGATCTCGGCGACCGAGCGGCGGCGACCGGTGTAGAACGGGACCTCTTCCCGGACGTGCCGGCGGGCGCCGGAGGCGCGCAGGTCACGCATCAGGTCGACGATGCGGTGCAGCTCGTCGGCCTCGAAGGCGAGCATCCACTCGTAGTCGCCCAGCGCGAAGGAAGCGACGGTGTTGGCCCGCACGTCCGGGTAGCCACGGGCCAGCCGGCCGTGCTCGGCAAGCATCTCGCGCCGCTCCGCGTCGGGCAGCAGGTACCACTCGTACGAGCGGACGAACGGGTAGACGCAGATGTAGGGGCGGGCCTCCTCACCGGCCAGGAACGCCGGGATGTGGCTCTTGTTGAACTCCGCCGGCCGGTGCAGCGCCATCTGCGACCAGACCGGGGCCATCGCCCGCCCCAGCGTGGTGCGGCGGAACCGCAGGTACGCGTCCTGGAGCGCGTCACTGGAGGCGGAGTGCCACCAGATCAACACGTCCGCGTCGGCGCGCAGCCCGGATACGTCGTACACGCCCCGGATCACGACGTCCTTGCCGGCCAGCTCCTCGAAGAGGGACTCGACCTCACCTGTGACGTTGTCCCGCAGCGACGGCAGCGGGGCGCTGGCCCGGAACACCGACCACATGGTGTAGCGGATGCTGTCGTTCAGCTCCCGCATTCGGGCCGCGTTGGTCTGCTCGGTCATCTCGCCGATCCTCCCAGTGCTGTGATGATCTCGTCGGCCGCCGTCTCGCCGGAGCGGACGCAGACCGGAATGCCGACGCCGTCGTAGCCGGCGCCGGCAAGGACCAGGGTGGGGTG
Above is a window of Micromonospora coriariae DNA encoding:
- the hemQ gene encoding hydrogen peroxide-dependent heme synthase yields the protein MTEQTNAARMRELNDSIRYTMWSVFRASAPLPSLRDNVTGEVESLFEELAGKDVVIRGVYDVSGLRADADVLIWWHSASSDALQDAYLRFRRTTLGRAMAPVWSQMALHRPAEFNKSHIPAFLAGEEARPYICVYPFVRSYEWYLLPDAERREMLAEHGRLARGYPDVRANTVASFALGDYEWMLAFEADELHRIVDLMRDLRASGARRHVREEVPFYTGRRRSVAEIVNCLV
- a CDS encoding lytic polysaccharide monooxygenase auxiliary activity family 9 protein, with amino-acid sequence MSTLVRSPRVLWLLAIAAAATLMVTTALTTALVQPASAHGSVVDPASRNYSCWQRWGSDFQNPRMATEDPMCWQAWQADPNAMWNWNGLFREGVAGNHQGAIPNGQLCSGGRTQSGRYNALDTVGAWKTTAVSSNFRVRFFDQASHGADYIRVYVTRQGFNPLTEPLGWDDLVLSGQIGNTPASQWKQETGGVSIEIPVNASGRTGRHIVYTIWQASHLDQSYYLCSDVDFSGGTGTPPPTTPPPTTPPPTTPPPTTPPPTTPPPTTPPPAGACTATYAVTGQWAGGFQAEVRVTAGGSPTRGWSVSWNYTGGQQVTSAWNATVTSNGTLVTARNVAHNGTLAAGASTTFGFLGSWNGTNPLPLASCTTTS
- a CDS encoding GNAT family N-acetyltransferase, with protein sequence MIEMTVLAPDDWHTWRELRLAALAEAPDAFGSRLADWQGDGDREERWRGRLSIPGSHNLVASLNGRPVGMASGVPTPDPLVAELISMWVHPEARGHKVGHQLVEAVADWARAGGADRLRLSVMPDNAAAKALYRRTGFSRTDELGDLLPDGVRREQVMLRPL